The stretch of DNA TGGaataatcaaatatttataatacCTAAGTGTCTGTTCAAATCAACAGAGTTGAACCCTTTAGGAATAgacatattttaatttaaaccTTTTAGGAATAGGTACTTTTTTAATCACGCCCAATCATTTTAATAACtgaaaatatatttaccaaACCTCTTCTCATACTTCCCCATCAATAACACAAACTAACACTAACAGTCAACACATTAGTCTCTAGAGAGCCAACTACACATCGATGAGGAACCCGAACTAATCAAgatttatcattaattttttggTTACAatagttatgttttggttgtggTTCCATCTATTTACCTTTGTGAGAATTGTGTAATAGGTGTTACTGGGTTGTAGGGACTTCCTTGACTGGGCAGAGTCATTGAAGTGGACCTAAAAGTTTGGAATTGTCGACCGTTAACAGAGTAGAGGCGGGACTGTTTGGAACATTTTCTTAGGTTTTACAAGGGTGGTTGTAAACCTTAAATTTGTCGGTACTTGAGTTTGGCAAAATTCCTACTGGTTAGGTGTTCAAATGGCATGGATTATGGAGTTGCTTGAGAAGTAATCAAGAAGCAAAATCAAAGTTGTACAAGGACTCTGCTTTGTTGGATGTTTTTATGATGAATAACAAAGATATATTATTCAGAAGGTTAAAGATAGTGCGTTGGGATTGCTTTTAGGTGATGATTGGATATGAAAACCAGCAACCAAAGTTAGGCAGTATCATGTAAATTATTAGCAAATTTTGTGGAGTAAGGTTTTGGGAGCTCTGAAGGTTGATGATAATACTATGTCGCCTACTAGGTCTTTGAAGGAACAGCTTAATTTATTCAATTCCTACTTTGACTAAATATGTAAAACTCAATCAACTTGGATAATCTTTGGTGAGCAACCAACGGAGGATTTAAGGATTTCTGTAGCAGGGAGTTTGTCTCTAGCATACCACTACTTTATTAGAAGGTTTCAGAATAATCCCGATTCTGGGAGTCACGCAGAGATGTATATCAAGTTTAGTGTGGAGGATCTTGAAACTCGaattactaacttgtttcaggGGAACAGTGGGAGGAAGTGAGAGCAAAGTCTTTAAGCAAGTGAATGTATCTCTTGTACCATATATGTATTCTAGTTTAGCTATTAGAATTTTTGTAAATGTTGATGTAATGATAGTCATTATGGCCATTACATATCGTGTCCTCTAATACTTATTGTACATACTAATAGAAACCATACGAAAATTGTTGGAATGTAGTGTCATTATCTTAGGTGTTATTAGTTTGTTGGACTGGCTTGCTTGTGTGGGAAGAAATTTGTGGTTCTATGGGTAATTACTACTTCTAGAAATGAACATAACTTTGGTCGTCCATCTGTATTCCAATCTTAAGCAATAAATCAAAACTAAACCTTCTCTGATGAGAAGTCAATATCTTACCGGACAAGAAACAAACCTTCTTCTAAGCAATTCTTTAATCTTACTTAAGCATGCAGACTTCATTCATATCAATATTTAATAAGAATATCCTAATAGAAGATTTCAGCAGCAGGTCATGCTTCGATACAATTTTTGTCTGTTTTCAGTTCCTCAGTACTTATAAGGAACTTGATGTTTGTATAAGTCTATTAATGATTTGTTATGTGATATCTTATGATGCAAAAGTTTCTTCATTGCCATATTGGAAAGATACCGGTAGGCCGATTCACCAGGATGTATACTGTCCCAAAACAAGTATTTCGAAGCATTTTTACAGACAGGACGGTGTTTGTTACAGAATGGACCTGCTTCATATGTGCCGCTGCCGCAACAACCACGTCTAGTTTTCACGAATCCTGTAAAATCGAGCAGTTCAGATCTTTTAAATGAGTGAAGGTGATGCTATctcttcatatatacatatacatatatttttgttGTGTATTGCTTAGTTGAGGGGAGTGGAAGCCTACCATATTTTTTTGGATGCTTGATCATGTGCATGAAGGGATGATATGCATCTGAATACAAAATTTTGCTTCCTAAAAGTGCTGCTTGTATTTCTTTTAGCAGCCTAGCAAGTTTCGCATTATAGGATTGAGCATCAAAGTTCTCCTCTTTAATGCACTTCCTCAAAAATAGGGACTTTGCAGTTATTTGTATTGGAAGACAACCAACAGGAGGAAGCCCAGCAACAAGCATCTTACGACATCCAAGATTATATAGATCCTGAAAGCGTAATCTAACAATGAGACTATGTACAACAAATGATCTTCTTTTTCTCACAATAGgattatatatattgatatagaGTGTCAATTATATTACCTCAACAAAGTTTTGGAGTAGACTCTGCAAAAAATCTTGATATCCAGTTATATTAAATTGATGCCTCCTTGTTGGGATATCATAGAAATTGAAGATGAAATCGTTAGTCCCTGCACTGATAACAAACAAAGCAGCACTGACAAGTTTCTGAGCTTTCTCTTCTCCAATAATCCCCTGGAGTTTCTCTATGTAGTgctcaaaatattttatttgcTGGGACATGGGGATTGCTTTAGATGTTGCTGTGGTTAGGTCATCAAATCCAGAGCCAGCAGATGCGAAGCTGACCCCCGTTAGAAGATCATGGTTTGAAAGATATGGTTGTAGGAAAGGAGGAATATATTCTTTAAGGCCTAACATGGAAGCCATAAAGTCAGG from Lycium ferocissimum isolate CSIRO_LF1 unplaced genomic scaffold, AGI_CSIRO_Lferr_CH_V1 ctg10787, whole genome shotgun sequence encodes:
- the LOC132041591 gene encoding GDSL esterase/lipase At2g30220-like, which gives rise to MAITCFLFILLVQLCTICYGKSLPKFPAILIFGDSTVDTGNNNYISTIFQGNHLPYGENFPGRIATGRFSDGKLVPDFMASMLGLKEYIPPFLQPYLSNHDLLTGVSFASAGSGFDDLTTATSKAIPMSQQIKYFEHYIEKLQGIIGEEKAQKLVSAALFVISAGTNDFIFNFYDIPTRRHQFNITGYQDFLQSLLQNFVEDLYNLGCRKMLVAGLPPVGCLPIQITAKSLFLRKCIKEENFDAQSYNAKLARLLKEIQAALLGSKILYSDAYHPFMHMIKHPKKYGFVKTRRGCCGSGTYEAGPFCNKHRPVCKNASKYLFWDSIHPGESAYRYLSNMAMKKLLHHKISHNKSLIDLYKHQVPYKY